Below is a window of bacterium DNA.
CACAACCTGAACCATAAGTTAATATATACCTTGGAGTAGTGAGAGTCCCTGTGTTTTTAACTTTTACATTAATATGAACCCAATCCAAGAGAGCAAGAATATTGTCTTTCGCGCAATTCTTGTTAGCCACCTCTTTGATAATAGAATCAAAGAGACAATTATCTCTATGAATACTAATGAGAGTGAATGCTTCGAGCAGGATAAAAATTGAGAAAAGCACCCTATAAACTAACTTTTTCATTTTGCTGCTTTTAAAGAAATAATGGTGTCAAGTCTGATTTTTCTCTTTTACAATATCACCTTTCTTGGGAAGGGGCAAAAACTCATATGGCAGCATCACAAGTCCATTATTTTGATTATAATTCTTATGCACCACAAATATAGCGAGCCCAGGACAGCTTGAGATACACATTCCACAACCATTGCATTTTTCATAATCTACATCTGGCAAATTATTTATATTCCCCTCAATCCTAATCGCTCCCTGGGGACAGGCTTCAGCACACGGATTGCAAGGGATGCGCTCAAAACATTCCACTATTACACAAGCCCCCCGCTCTAACCTTTCCTCCGAAGGCATCACCTTCTTCAACTCCTCCAAACTCACTACCCCCGTCTTCTCAATCATTTTTTGTAAAATGCTTCAAATGCAGACCCTAAATAAAAGATAGCAATTCCTGCTAATGGTAAATTTCCTC
It encodes the following:
- a CDS encoding 4Fe-4S binding protein → MIEKTGVVSLEELKKVMPSEERLERGACVIVECFERIPCNPCAEACPQGAIRIEGNINNLPDVDYEKCNGCGMCISSCPGLAIFVVHKNYNQNNGLVMLPYEFLPLPKKGDIVKEKNQT